In a genomic window of Shouchella clausii:
- a CDS encoding ABC transporter permease, with product MVENRIEQAKKPLKAPPKRRWNGVKRNWDLYLLILPVVIYFLIFKYYPMYGVQIAFKDFIAAEGIWGSPWVGWEHFIRFFESFYFERLIGNTIGLSLYNLVIGFPIPIILALLINEIRYKKAKGFVQTVTYAPHFLSTVVVVGMLFLLLSPNGLVNQILGLLGISEIAFMTSPEWFKTTYVFSDVWQQMGWSSIIYLAALAGIDPQLHEAAKIDGASRLRRIWHVNLPGIRSTIIILLILQTGSIVSVGFEKVFLMQNQLNMEASDVIATHIYRTGIAGAQYSYSAAIGLFESAINFFILIFVNYTAKKTSQTSLW from the coding sequence ATTGTGGAAAATCGCATTGAACAGGCAAAAAAGCCGCTGAAAGCGCCGCCGAAAAGAAGGTGGAACGGGGTCAAACGCAACTGGGATCTTTATTTGCTTATCCTTCCAGTTGTAATCTATTTTTTGATCTTTAAGTATTACCCTATGTATGGCGTGCAAATTGCCTTTAAAGATTTTATCGCCGCCGAAGGAATTTGGGGCAGTCCGTGGGTCGGATGGGAACATTTTATTCGTTTTTTTGAAAGTTTTTATTTTGAACGCTTGATCGGAAATACGATTGGCTTAAGCCTCTATAACTTAGTGATTGGCTTTCCAATTCCGATTATTCTTGCCTTGCTCATTAATGAAATTCGTTATAAAAAAGCAAAGGGTTTTGTCCAGACAGTCACGTATGCGCCCCATTTCTTGTCGACTGTCGTTGTCGTAGGAATGCTGTTTTTACTGCTATCACCTAATGGCCTCGTTAACCAGATACTTGGCTTGTTAGGCATTTCGGAAATTGCCTTTATGACTTCGCCTGAATGGTTTAAAACGACATACGTGTTTTCCGATGTATGGCAGCAAATGGGTTGGAGCTCGATCATTTATTTAGCTGCTCTTGCCGGCATTGACCCACAGCTGCACGAAGCCGCTAAAATCGACGGCGCTAGCCGCTTAAGGCGAATTTGGCATGTCAACTTGCCAGGGATTCGCTCGACGATCATTATCTTGCTGATTTTGCAGACAGGGAGCATCGTGAGCGTTGGTTTTGAAAAAGTATTTTTAATGCAAAATCAGCTAAACATGGAAGCATCTGACGTGATCGCTACCCATATTTACCGAACGGGAATCGCTGGTGCCCAATACAGTTATTCGGCAGCGATCGGCCTATTTGAATCAGCGATTAACTTTTTTATTCTGATTTTTGTCAATTACACAGCAAAGAAAACAAGCCAGACGAGTTTGTGGTAG
- a CDS encoding glycerol-3-phosphate responsive antiterminator: MFTQPFIHALTDSQQENRCRNSNVDTIFLLTGKMHLLPDQVYCFQKQNKKVFVHVDLISGIESHTPDGMRYIAEVIAPDGIISTRSQSIIQAKKCGLKTIQRVFLIDTQAMEKAVQTVNKIKPDAVEAMPGLMPRVIKELVEMTTVPIVAGGLFKTKQEMESALHAGAVAVSASII; encoded by the coding sequence ATGTTTACGCAACCGTTTATTCATGCACTGACAGACAGCCAACAAGAAAACAGGTGCCGCAATTCAAATGTGGACACGATTTTTTTACTTACTGGAAAGATGCATTTGCTGCCTGACCAAGTTTATTGTTTCCAGAAACAGAACAAAAAAGTGTTTGTCCATGTCGATTTGATTTCTGGAATAGAAAGCCACACGCCTGATGGCATGCGTTACATCGCCGAAGTGATCGCACCTGACGGCATCATTAGCACAAGGAGCCAATCGATTATACAGGCGAAAAAATGTGGGTTAAAGACGATTCAGCGTGTATTTTTAATTGACACACAAGCAATGGAAAAGGCGGTACAAACGGTTAACAAAATCAAGCCTGACGCAGTGGAAGCGATGCCTGGGTTAATGCCAAGGGTTATAAAGGAATTAGTTGAAATGACTACCGTGCCAATTGTAGCCGGCGGATTGTTTAAAACAAAGCAAGAAATGGAAAGCGCGCTTCATGCAGGCGCAGTAGCTGTGTCAGCTAGCATTATTTAG
- a CDS encoding HAD-IIA family hydrolase — translation MDKYSHYFFDLDGTLLHGGMLLPGAKELVDALCANGKHVYFLTNHPVRSRKVLSADLQKLGLEITYNQLLTPVMGLIEYVHSNGLASRKLYVAGSNMIREELSELGLHIGDREKGNGPEQIAVVLGMSPDLTYRQLQEALWLIQNGASLILLNEDLLCPNPKGFLIDTGSLARLLDHPRFGHQTVSVGKPSYWMQKALLRVMEGKIDNAVIIGDSLLSDIGIGNALGMDTILVYSGVTTKDQLFGTAHHPTSVYASVQEIYQTIKG, via the coding sequence ATGGACAAATACAGCCATTATTTCTTTGATTTAGACGGGACATTGCTCCATGGGGGCATGTTGTTGCCAGGGGCAAAAGAGCTAGTCGATGCTTTATGCGCCAACGGCAAGCATGTTTATTTTTTAACGAACCATCCTGTTCGCTCTAGGAAAGTACTAAGTGCTGATTTGCAAAAGTTAGGGCTGGAGATTACGTATAACCAGTTGCTTACCCCCGTTATGGGCTTAATCGAATACGTGCACTCGAATGGCTTGGCAAGCAGGAAACTCTATGTGGCCGGTTCGAACATGATTAGAGAAGAGCTCTCTGAACTAGGTTTGCATATAGGTGACCGTGAAAAGGGCAACGGGCCGGAGCAAATAGCTGTAGTGCTTGGCATGTCGCCTGATTTGACGTACCGCCAATTGCAAGAAGCACTTTGGCTCATTCAAAACGGGGCGAGTCTTATTTTGCTCAATGAAGATTTACTTTGCCCGAATCCAAAAGGGTTTTTAATTGATACGGGCTCTTTGGCCCGATTGCTAGACCATCCAAGGTTTGGCCACCAGACAGTATCAGTCGGCAAGCCATCTTATTGGATGCAAAAAGCGCTGTTGCGCGTAATGGAAGGAAAGATAGACAATGCGGTAATCATAGGGGACTCGCTGTTAAGTGACATTGGGATCGGCAATGCATTAGGAATGGATACCATTTTAGTCTATTCAGGCGTTACAACAAAAGACCAGCTATTCGGTACGGCTCATCACCCAACTAGTGTCTATGCATCTGTTCAAGAGATCTATCAAACAATAAAGGGGTAA